Proteins encoded by one window of Flavobacteriales bacterium:
- a CDS encoding methyltransferase yields MAEPFFQFKKFRVYHSAGGFKVGTDGVLLGAWAPVNDGEHVLDIGTGTGLISLMIAQRARVKMDAIEINPIAADQAKRNVAHSPFTDITVYNEDVAEFVKHGKKYDLVVCNPPFFSNAQAPKDQSLHLAKHTVSLKPADLFHHVKQLLKTDGRFAVIFPKTEYDTFCSAAKSQGFYPKEVLDVFPQPDYPEIRLMVNFTHTELDKPNRRDFCIAQSNERHDYSEEYRELTKDFFLRF; encoded by the coding sequence ATGGCTGAACCGTTTTTTCAGTTCAAAAAATTCAGGGTTTATCATTCGGCAGGCGGTTTCAAAGTAGGAACCGATGGTGTGCTCCTCGGAGCTTGGGCACCTGTGAATGATGGCGAGCATGTTCTTGATATTGGAACAGGAACTGGGTTGATCTCGCTGATGATTGCGCAGCGCGCCCGAGTGAAAATGGATGCGATTGAGATCAATCCGATCGCGGCTGACCAGGCCAAGCGCAATGTGGCTCATTCGCCATTCACGGACATCACCGTTTATAATGAAGATGTTGCCGAATTCGTAAAGCACGGAAAGAAGTACGATCTGGTGGTTTGTAATCCTCCGTTCTTCTCAAATGCGCAGGCTCCTAAGGATCAATCGCTGCATTTGGCAAAACACACAGTGAGTCTGAAACCTGCCGACCTTTTTCATCACGTAAAGCAATTGCTGAAAACAGACGGACGCTTTGCGGTAATCTTCCCAAAAACGGAATACGATACGTTCTGCAGCGCGGCCAAGTCGCAAGGGTTTTACCCGAAAGAAGTTCTGGATGTGTTCCCGCAACCTGATTATCCAGAAATACGGTTAATGGTGAATTTCACGCACACAGAATTGGATAAGCCGAACAGGCGCGATTTCTGTATAGCGCAATCGAACGAACGCCACGATTATTCTGAGGAATACAGGGAATTGACGAAGGATTTCTTCCTGAGGTTTTAG
- a CDS encoding 30S ribosomal protein S16 yields MPTKIRLQRHGRKGYAFFHIVAADSRAPRDGKFIEKLGVYNPNTQPATIDIDFDSAVKWLENGAQPTDTCRAILSYKGVLYKKHLQGGVKKGAFSQEEADARFEKWMNDKTSRIQQGADSIVKAQEKAKADALKAEAAKNEEIAAKVAAKNSPLAEEVEATAEAAEGEEVAAEAAEEAPVAEAEAPAAEEAAPAEEASEEEKPAE; encoded by the coding sequence ATGCCAACTAAAATCAGATTGCAGAGACATGGAAGAAAAGGTTATGCGTTTTTTCACATCGTAGCAGCCGATTCGCGTGCCCCACGGGATGGGAAGTTCATTGAGAAGTTGGGAGTTTACAATCCGAACACGCAACCAGCAACTATCGACATCGATTTCGATAGCGCTGTGAAGTGGTTGGAGAACGGAGCTCAGCCTACCGATACTTGCCGTGCCATCCTTTCATACAAAGGGGTATTGTACAAGAAACACCTACAAGGTGGTGTCAAGAAAGGTGCTTTTTCGCAGGAAGAAGCGGATGCCCGTTTTGAGAAATGGATGAACGATAAGACTTCGCGCATTCAGCAAGGGGCTGACTCTATTGTGAAGGCTCAGGAGAAAGCGAAAGCTGACGCTCTGAAAGCTGAAGCTGCGAAGAACGAGGAAATTGCTGCGAAAGTGGCTGCCAAGAACTCTCCGCTTGCGGAAGAAGTTGAGGCAACTGCCGAGGCTGCCGAAGGTGAAGAAGTAGCTGCTGAAGCTGCTGAGGAGGCTCCGGTTGCAGAAGCTGAGGCTCCTGCGGCTGAAGAGGCTGCACCAGCGGAAGAAGCTTCTGAAGAAGAGAAGCCAGCTGAGTAA
- the rimM gene encoding 16S rRNA processing protein RimM: MKDLKVLGTVVRSHGLNGAFKVNVHATGVPDIEEGEPVFIRLQGGPVPFFVQECSASSSDRMVLKVEDVNTLEQAEKLVGSEILLELERFEDGTPDTSEELIGFTVIDAEKGNIGTVSGFMDTPQHPILEVAYEDKTILIPWVEEIVKEVEVEKKVISVEAPDGLIDLYING, from the coding sequence GTGAAGGATCTGAAGGTCCTTGGAACCGTTGTCAGGTCTCACGGACTGAATGGTGCTTTTAAAGTAAACGTTCACGCTACAGGCGTTCCAGACATTGAAGAAGGCGAACCGGTCTTCATCCGATTACAGGGTGGGCCGGTTCCTTTTTTTGTGCAAGAATGTTCGGCCAGTTCCAGCGACCGCATGGTGCTGAAAGTGGAAGACGTGAACACGTTGGAGCAAGCTGAGAAACTCGTAGGTAGCGAGATTCTTTTGGAGTTGGAGCGTTTTGAAGATGGAACGCCCGATACTTCTGAGGAGTTGATCGGCTTTACGGTGATCGATGCCGAGAAGGGAAACATCGGCACTGTTTCGGGATTCATGGATACGCCACAGCATCCGATCTTGGAAGTGGCTTACGAAGACAAGACGATTCTGATACCTTGGGTGGAGGAAATAGTAAAGGAAGTGGAAGTTGAAAAGAAGGTCATCAGCGTGGAGGCACCCGATGGCCTGATCGATCTGTACATCAATGGCTGA